In Gasterosteus aculeatus chromosome 15, fGasAcu3.hap1.1, whole genome shotgun sequence, a single genomic region encodes these proteins:
- the LOC120832768 gene encoding akirin-2, protein MACGATLKRTMDFDPLMSPTSPKRRRCIPVSHSSSSSSPRKYLSMEPSPFGESSSRLSAEQILNSIKQEYKRIQKRKHLDSGYQPSEGCYSPESPSQSSTMTVSNMPGTSSGGVSPTRKEQPLFTLRQVGMICERLLSEKEETVREEYEETMTSKLAEQYDTFVKFTHDQLMRRFGEQPASYVS, encoded by the exons ATGGCGTGTGGAGccaccctgaagaggaccaTGGATTTCGATCCTCTGATGAGTCCTACGTCCCCTAAAAGGCGCAGATGTATCCCTGTGTCCCAttcgtcgtcctcctcgtcccctAGGAAGTACCTGAGCATGGAGCCTTCTCCATTTGGAGAATCCTCCTCGAGGCTCAGTGCAG AACAAATCCTCAACAGCATCAAGCAGGAGTACAAACGCATTCAAAAGAGGAAGCATCTAGACTCGGGCTACCAACCGTCCGAGGGCTGCTATTCTCCAGAGTCTCCGTCCCAGTCGTCTACTATGACTGTTTCCAACATGCCAG GAACGTCCTCTGGAGGTGTTTCCCCTACTAGAAAAGAACAGCCGCTATTCACCCTCAGACAAGTCGGAATGATCTGCGAACGGCTGCTGAGCGAAAAGGAGGAGACTGTGCGAGAGGAGTACGAGGAGACCATGACTTCCAAGCTGGCAG AACAATATGACACCTTTGTGAAGTTCACACATGATCAGTTGATGCGGAGATTCGGGGAGCAACCTGCGAGCT aTGTTTCCTGA